Part of the Permianibacter fluminis genome, GGTCAAGAAAGTCACTGCGAAAAACCTGAACGAGCAAATCGCCATGGGTCAGCGCGTGTTTGATCAAAACTGTGCCGCCTGTCACCAACCGAACGGCGAGGGCATTCCGGCCGCGTTCCCGCCACTGGCCAAGTCTGACTTTCTGCTGAAAGACAAGCTGCGTGCGGTGGGTATCGTCCTGAATGGTCGTCAAGGTGCGATTGAAGTGAACGGCAAGACTTTCGTCGGTGCGATGCCCGCCATCAAACTGGATGACGAGTCGACTGCCAACGTCGTCAACTACATCCTGAACAGCTGGGGTAACAAAGGCGGCAGCGTGACCGTGGAAGATGTGGCCAAAGTGCGCGCCACCAGTAAACCCGCTGCGGAAGCTCACTAAAACCACAGGCGACCGGTGGCAACGGCCACCGGTCGCGTTCTCATGAAGCGAATCTTACTGATACCAGTTTTATTGACACCTGTTTTGCTGAAACCTCGCTGCCGAGACCACATCATGACCCATACCGATCTGCGCAGGATCATCGCGCTGCTGGCGGCGCTCTGTACTGGAGCGTTGCTGGCGGCCGAGCGGGTCAGCATTCCGGCCGGCGAATACCGGCCGCTGTTTGCCAGCGCCACCGCTGCAAAACAGCAAGTCGCCGGTTTTCAGCTGGACCGTTTGCCGGTCAGTAATCAACAGTTTGCGACGTTTGTCAGCAAAGCGGTGCGCTGGCAGCCAGAGCGGATCAATCCGCTGTTTGCTGATGAACACTATCTGCAACACTGGCAAAAAAATGCCACCACCGTGGCAGCGCCGCGGCCGGAAGAATTGCAGGCGCCGGTCACCAATGTGTCCTGGTTTGCTGCCAAAGCCTATTGCCAAGCGCAAGGTGGTCGTTTGCCAACCACAGCTGAGTGGGAATATGTGGCCAGCGCTGGCAGTGTTGATCCGCAAGCAGATGAAAAATTGATTCTTGGCTGGTATTCCGCGACAACGCCGGCATTCATGCCGGCCGCTGGCCAACGCGCTGCGAATGCTTTTGGCGTACATGATCTGCATGGCCTGATTTGGGAATGGACCCAGGATTTCAGCGCCTCGATGACCACCGGCGAATCGCGCGGCGATAGCGCACTCGACAATCAATTCTTCTGTGGTTCGGCTGCCGCTGGGAGCGCGGATCCGAGTCAATACGCAGCTTTCATGCGGTACGCGCTGCGCTCGTCCTTGCAGGGGCGCTATACGGTCGCCAACCTTGGCTTTCGCTGCGCTTACAGTCCGTCCTCACTTAACGCCATCGAGACCACACCATGAAACTTCGCACACTCGCCCTGGCCAGTTTGCTGGTTTGCGGCATTGCTTCCGGCGCCACTGCAGCCACAACATCGGCCGCCGCATCGAGCGGTGCGCTACCGACCGACTCGCTTTATCACAGTGAAACGCACTGGCAGGACATGAATAATCAGTCGGTGCTGCTGCCGACGCTACAAGGCAAGGTCCAGCTGGTCGCGTTTGTCTATACCCATTGCGTCAGCATGTGTCCGGTCATTGTCGCGGATCTGCAGCGCGTGGAAGCCATGCTGACGGATACCGAGCGTCAGCAAGTTCACTTCACGCTGATTTCACTGGATCCGGAACGCGACCTGCCCGAGACCATGCTGGCTTTCATGCAAACCCACAAGCTCGATACCGAACATTGGCAGTTCATGCGCGGCAACGATGACGACACCCGCGAGTTGGCTATGCTGTTCAATATCCGTTATCGGCAGGAAGGCGAGGAGATTGTTCACTCGAACACCATCAGCGTGTTGGACGGATCCGGCCGATTGATTCATCAGCGGCTCGGCGCTGGCGGTCTGGATGCGGTGATGACCGCCATCCGCCAACAGCTGCGGCACTGAACCGGAAAACATTCACCGCAAAATTGCCATCGCCATCGTTTGGCTTTGCAGCGGCAAAGTGTGCCGCGGCGGTCATGGAGAAACAAAAAGACCGGCGCGAAGCCGGTCTCTTGTTCATGCCACGCAGTGGGGCGGCGTTTAGTCAGAATGCACGGTACAGTTGATGCCCGCCATCTCGCTCATGGTCTTCATGTCGAGAATACTGACTTCCTTGCCTTGGGCCTGGATCAATTCAGCTTTTTGATAACGGGTAAACAAACGACTGACCGTTTCAATGGTCAGGCCAAGATAATTACCGATGTCACCGCGGGTCATTGGCAGCAGAAAGCGCTGTGCCGAACGGCCGCGACGGGCGTAACGGGTGGACAGGTTAATCAGAAAGGCAGCCAGCCGCTCTTCGGCATTTTTTTTGTTCAGCAGCAGCAAGAGTTCCTGATCTTCAAGAATTTCCCGACTCATCACTTTCAGCAGCTGCTGACGCAGCCCGGGGATGCTGCCGGACAATTCTTCCAGTTGCTCAAACGGCAGCTCGCACACCATGGTGGTTTCCAGCGCCATGGCAAAACTCGGGTGCGATTGCTTGTAGACCGCATCAAGGCCAATCACTTCACCGGCCAGATGAAAGCCGGTGATTTGCTCTTCGCCATCCGGCGAGACGGTATAGGTCTTCAAGCTGCCACTGCGAATGGCATACAACGACTGAAAGGAATCGCCAGCGCGAAACATATGCTCGCCGCGCTGCAAGGGACGGTTGCGCTTGATGATGCTGTCGAGGTGTTCGACTTCGGCTTCGGCCAAGCTGACCGGCAGGCAAAGCTGACTGATGCTGCATTGCTGGCAAGAAATTTTTGGCATAGGACTTGCCACTTCATTGATGCGCATGCGTCATGCTCCTGAAAGGGACTGGTGACAAGCATAGGGCAGTGCCGGTACCAGTTCAATGAAAGCTTGTAGGGAAAGCTCGACTGTTGGCCATCCAACAGTCGTTTTCATAGCTGGTCCGTCTTAAATCAGGCGGGAGAAGCGCCCTTCTGCCATATCGGACAGGTAGCGGTCAAAGGTCGTGCAGATATTGCGAATCAGCAAGCGGCCGAGCGGGGTCACCTCCATGCCTTCGTCATGCACCAGTAACAATCCGTCATCAACAAACTCTTGCAGCCGCTCCAACTCACGCTTGAAGTAGTCGCGGAAGACAATACCAAAGCCGCTTTCAATCTTGGCGAACTCCAGATGGAAGTGACAGATCAGCTGCATGATCACCGCGCGGCGGATGCGATCATCCTCATCCAGTTTGACCCCGCGCCACAGCGGCAGTTTGTGTTGATCGAGCATGGCGTAATAGCTGTCCAGATCCTTGACGTTCTGGAAATAGCTGTCGCTGATCTGACTAATGGCAGAGACGCCCAGGCTCAGCAGCTCACAGTCACCGTGGGTGGAGTAGCCCTGGAAATTGCGTTGCAGTTTGCCTTCGCGCTGGGCAATGGCCAGTTCGTCGTCCGGCTTGGCGAAATGATCCATGCCGATATGGGCGTAACCTGACCGGGTCAGAAAACCGACCGTGTATTCCATGATGCGCAGCTTTTCTTCCGGACTTGGCAGGGCATAGGTGGGAATCGCCTGCTGCGGTTTGAAATGGGTGGGCAAATGAGCGTAATTGAAAATCGACAACCGATCCGGATTCAGTTCCAGCACCCGTTCCAGCGTATGGCGG contains:
- a CDS encoding formylglycine-generating enzyme family protein; this translates as MTHTDLRRIIALLAALCTGALLAAERVSIPAGEYRPLFASATAAKQQVAGFQLDRLPVSNQQFATFVSKAVRWQPERINPLFADEHYLQHWQKNATTVAAPRPEELQAPVTNVSWFAAKAYCQAQGGRLPTTAEWEYVASAGSVDPQADEKLILGWYSATTPAFMPAAGQRAANAFGVHDLHGLIWEWTQDFSASMTTGESRGDSALDNQFFCGSAAAGSADPSQYAAFMRYALRSSLQGRYTVANLGFRCAYSPSSLNAIETTP
- a CDS encoding SCO family protein is translated as MKLRTLALASLLVCGIASGATAATTSAAASSGALPTDSLYHSETHWQDMNNQSVLLPTLQGKVQLVAFVYTHCVSMCPVIVADLQRVEAMLTDTERQQVHFTLISLDPERDLPETMLAFMQTHKLDTEHWQFMRGNDDDTRELAMLFNIRYRQEGEEIVHSNTISVLDGSGRLIHQRLGAGGLDAVMTAIRQQLRH
- the fnr gene encoding fumarate/nitrate reduction transcriptional regulator Fnr; amino-acid sequence: MRINEVASPMPKISCQQCSISQLCLPVSLAEAEVEHLDSIIKRNRPLQRGEHMFRAGDSFQSLYAIRSGSLKTYTVSPDGEEQITGFHLAGEVIGLDAVYKQSHPSFAMALETTMVCELPFEQLEELSGSIPGLRQQLLKVMSREILEDQELLLLLNKKNAEERLAAFLINLSTRYARRGRSAQRFLLPMTRGDIGNYLGLTIETVSRLFTRYQKAELIQAQGKEVSILDMKTMSEMAGINCTVHSD
- the hemN gene encoding oxygen-independent coproporphyrinogen III oxidase is translated as MSLILNFPIQQVPTAINRDLISRYNLSGPRYTSYPTALQFRDDFTVADYQDALARLKPETPLSLYLHMPFCATLCYYCACNKIVTKDRSKSGTYIEYLKREIALHAKTLGRKPKVKQMHWGGGTPTFLSHPEMAAVVKTLHQHFDFAPRDEGEYAIEIDPRSIQSDTLAFLASLGFNRISLGVQDFDERVQRAVNRIQSFEQTEQAVLQSRANGFRSLNIDLIYGLPFQTEESFRHTLERVLELNPDRLSIFNYAHLPTHFKPQQAIPTYALPSPEEKLRIMEYTVGFLTRSGYAHIGMDHFAKPDDELAIAQREGKLQRNFQGYSTHGDCELLSLGVSAISQISDSYFQNVKDLDSYYAMLDQHKLPLWRGVKLDEDDRIRRAVIMQLICHFHLEFAKIESGFGIVFRDYFKRELERLQEFVDDGLLLVHDEGMEVTPLGRLLIRNICTTFDRYLSDMAEGRFSRLI